A region of Cryptomeria japonica unplaced genomic scaffold, Sugi_1.0 HiC_scaffold_397, whole genome shotgun sequence DNA encodes the following proteins:
- the LOC131871348 gene encoding cytochrome P450 750A1-like, producing the protein MASPLDSINIIREGAYLPATATLCSLIIFLWVLHRFSVQTKNRLGFRLPPGPFAWPIIGNLNQLKRLPHRDLHERGKKYGPIMMLKLGSVPTVVVSSSAMAKEFLKTHDNVFASRPQSAAGKHLAYNYKDMVLAPYWPYWRHMRKLCVVELLNAKRIESFSCVREEEMLLTVRSVWEMSGQGEKLVNLTNLFSSFTQAVMWRILSGTKISSQSDAQVGGNGEEIKKLAVEAAVTVGAVNIGDFIPYLDWMDLQGVKRRLKKVHNSIAQVIKKIIEEHEQRRMKLHKDKDKDKEQNAATKGLIDVLLEMESLDGKAITQENIEAIVFDIFLAGVETTSTTIEWPMSEILRNRGVAKKMQEEIESVVGRERAVSERDIGSMEYVQCVVKETLRLYPALPLLLPHESTQDCAVGGYFIPERSRLIVNAWAIGRNPSLWEDPLEFKPERFMGKNVDVVRDKDYFDMLPFGAGR; encoded by the exons ATGGCTTCACCTTTGGACTCAATAAATATAATAAGAGAGGGTGCTTATCTTCCAGCAACAGCTACACTGTGTTCACTCATAATTTTCTTGTGGGTTTTGCACAGATTTAGCGTGCAAACGAAGAATAGATTGGGATTCAGATTGCCTCCGGGACCGTTTGCATGGCCCATTATTGGAAATCTGAACCAGTTGAAAAGGCTTCCTCATCGCGATCTTCATGAACGTGGTAAGAAATATGGGCCCATCATGATGTTAAAATTGGGTTCTGTTCCCActgttgttgtttcttcttctGCCATGGCAAAGGAGTTCTTGAAAACCCACGATAATGTTTTCGCCAGCCGACCTCAATCTGCTGCAGGGAAACACCTTGCTTATAATTACAAGGATATGGTGTTGGCTCCTTATTGGCCTTATTGGAGGCACATGAGGAAGCTGTGCGTGGTGGAATTGCTGAATGCCAAAAGGATCGAGTCCTTCAGTTGTGTACGAGAGGAAGAAATGCTTCTCACTGTTCGTTCAGTGTGGGAAATGTCTGGGCAGGGTGAGAAACTTGTTAATCTCACCAACTTGTTTTCATCTTTTACGCAGGCAGTCATGTGGCGAATCCTTTCCGGTACTAAAATTTCTTCTCAGAGTGACGCTCAAGTGGGTGGGAATGGCGAAGAGATAAAGAAGCTTGCAGTAGAGGCGGCAGTTACAGTAGGAGCTGTCAATATCGGGGACTTCATTCCTTACTTAGACTGGATGGATTTGCAAGGCGTGAAGCGGCGGTTGAAAAAGGTACACAATTCCATCGCCCAAGTGATAAAAAAAATAATAGAGGAACACGAGCAGCGCAGGATGAAGTTgcataaggacaaggacaaggacaaggagCAGAATGCTGCTACTAAAGGCCTCATTGACGTGCTCTTAGAAATGGAAAGCCTTGATGGAAAGGCAATCACACAGGAAAACATTGAAGCCATTGTTTTT GATATATTCTTGGCTGGAGTTGAAACGACGTCTACTACGATAGAATGGCCAATGAGTGAGATTCTTAGAAACCGTGGTGTGGCCAAGAAAATGCAAGAGGAAATAGAATCAGTGGTCGGCAGAGAGAGGGCTGTAAGTGAGCGTGACATAGGAAGCATGGAGTACGTGCAGTGTGTGGTGAAGGAGACACTGAGGTTATATCCGGCGTTACCCTTGCTTCTTCCGCACGAATCCACACAAGATTGTGCAGTTGGGGGATACTTCATTCCTGAGAGAAGCAGGCTCATCGTCAATGCTTGGGCTATTGGAAGAAACCCATCCTTGTGGGAAGATCCTCTGGAATTCAAGCCAGAGAGATTTATGGGTAAAAATGTTGATGTTGTGAGAGACAAGGATTATTTTGATATGTTGCCATTTGGAGCAGGAAGGTGA